TCACCTACTGAAATTTCTTTTTTGCCAGCATACTTTGCTTCTATGATTTGTGTACAAAAGTTTGGGATGACAAATTCTTTTCTCTGTCCAATCCCAATATGATTGAAGGGGCGAGCAATGACCACCGATACATATTGACTATATTCGGCATATTGCCTACAAAATGATTCTGCTGCTAACTTACTTCCTGCATACGGATTTACAGGTTTTGGCAATAGAGATTCTGACAAAGGGAGCACATCCATCTTTTGTTTCCCGTAAACGTCAGCAGAGGAAACATACAACATCTTACAGGGTTTTTGTAATCGATGTAACATTTCCAATAGATTTAATGTTCCACCCACATTGATTTCCTCGGTCTCCCACGGATTGGCAATGGCATTGGGAACAAAGGCCTGGGCAGCCAAATGGATCAAAATATCAGGTTGGACTTTTTTTAATTGCTCAGAAACAGTTTCTCGGTTGCGAATATCACCCTGAAAACAATGAATTTCATAACTACCATGGGATTTGAGTGCTGGGATGAGATAACTCCCGACAAATCCACTGGCTCCGGTGACTAAAGTTTGTTTTTTTTTCATAGAAAAGGGAAATTTCTGATCTGACCCTAAGATTTAGTTGCCATTCTTCCAATTTTTCAAATCCTCTCAACAAAAGAAAGAAAACTGTGGAAGACAAAAAGAAATTCAATCCATCCCCCTTTGTCGAAATCCGTGACCCACAGCTCAATGTACAAGAAATTGTTGAATCTCTAGAATCCAAAATTCCTTTGGACCCAAACGAACAATCCCATTGGACTGAACTGACCAAAATCAGTTACAAACCAGAATCACCTTTAGGTTTTCGAAAATTTGACCCAGCGGGCACGGCACATTTATTTGAAAAAGGAATTTCGAGTCCAAAATTTTCGAATCCAAAATTTTGGTTCATTCGAGGACCCATAAAATTCATCATCCACCGACTCATTTCTTTATACAGCCAAATTGACAAAAAACTTTCTGAAAATAGGATCCGCGCTTTTTTTTCTGTCTTACACGAACTGGTGCGACTAGGCAAACGATTAGAACAAATTGAAAGACGTTTTGATGGATTTTATCGAGACCACTTACTCAATTCAAACCAAAATAATTCGCCTAACTTTAGTTGGGCTACAAATTCCTATTTTATTGATTCTGGTATCAACAATAATTGGAATTTAACAATTAATGATTTAAAGGAATCCAAACAAGTATTGGTTTTGTTTCCTGAATGGGGCGAAATTTTAAAACAATTATCCATTTCTAAAATCCCATTCCAATCTTTAACAACCGATCAAAATGAGTTTCAATTCATTAAAAGCAAAATTTCGCATAACATCCATTACTTAGAAAATTTATTTCCTTTATCTCAATTCAAAATTCAAAATTTTGATTTAGTAATTTATTTACCATTGAATCGTTTTCCAAGCCATATTCTTGAGAGAATTTTTGCAGAAATTTCCTTCTTACAAAACAAAGGAAACCATTTATACTTTTCTGTAACCATCCAACCTGAATACAATAATCGCCCATTCCGAGACATTCAAGTATCCGAAATTAACTTAGAACAACTTCCTAATTATTTAAATTCATTGGGCTTTGGTTCCTCTAGAGATCTTTCAGTTTCGGACGATACCAAAGTATATAGATATACCAAATTCTAAAATGAATGTTTTCCAACATTTAGATGAACTAAAAGATTCTGACGGTGTTGGAAATGATGCTATTGGTTTGGCTGAAGTATTTCAAAACTTAGGTTACAATTCCCACTTCATCACAAGGTTACCGAGGAAAGGTAAACCATTGAATAGCAAATTTCATTTTGTCGATACGTTTGAATTTCCAAGTAATGCGAAAGACATTCACATTTTGCATTATGGAGGTGCTGGATATCCGTACACATTATTTCAAAATCTTCCAGGCACTAAAATATTACGTTTCCACAATGTAACTCCAGCCAAATTTTATGAACATACCACTACCGAAGATATATATAATGCAATGGAGAAATTTGAGTCGTTGTCATATTTGGAATTGGCAAGTTTATCGATTTTTTGTGATTCAGTTTGGTGTGATTCCCAATTTAATTTTGAAACATTAAGTGGTTTTCATTTTAAGAATCCATATATCATTCCCATTTGTAAACAATACCAAGTTGTTCCAAAAACAAACAAAATAAAAGATCAAAAATATTCCATGGCTTTCATTGGAAGATTCTCACCACAAAAAAAATGGGAAGATCTAATTACATTTTTTTCCGAATGGAATAAGGAATTTGCAGAGTCACAATGTTATTGTATAGGATCTATCATCGGAGCGTTCGATGGTTACTTTGAAAAATTAACGGATATTGTAAAAAAATACCAACTGGAAGATAAGATTCATTTTATGATGGGTAAATCTGATATAGAGGTACTTTCCATTTTAAGCCAATCCAGTATTTTTGTTTCGATGAGCGAACATGAAGGATTTTGTTTACCGATTTTAGAAGCATTCGGGTCAGGAATACCTGTTTTTGCTTATGCAGCTGCTGCAATTCCAGGAACAATGCAGTCTGGTGGTAAACTATTTGCTGAAAAAAATTTTCCATCTTTAGTTCAATTGATAAAAGAAACTCTGCAAAATCAAAAAAGTCTAGAAGACATGCTGCAAAACCAATTCAAAGTTTTAAATAATTATAATTTGTTCCCTTACGCAAAAGTGATTTCTGGAATTTTAGAAAGTGGTATCAAATGAATATACACCAATTTTCTGCAGGATTCCAACTTGGTGATGCCATCTCCCAAGAGATGTTAGAAATCAAAAGATTATTAAACAAAGAAGGATTTACTGGGAAAATATTCGCTGAAAATGTTTTATCAAGCGATAGAAAATATGCTGAAAAAATTTCCAAAGTGCGAATCAAAGAAAATGATGTTATTGTTTACCATCATTCCATTCATTCGAAAGTGTTGGATTTTTTACTTCAATTTCCTAATAAAAAAATACTTATCTATCACAACGTAACTCCCGAAAACTTTTTCGAACCTTATGATTTACGTTTTAGTTATCTATTACGAAAAGGAAGAGAAGATTTAGAAATCATTCGAGAAAATTTCCAAAATTCTTTTGCTGTTTCCAATTTTAATTTAAATGAATTGAAACACCTTGGGTTCCATCATCCAAAACTGTTTCCATTACATTTAAATTTTAATAAGTGGGATCACAATCATATTGAATCAAAATTCAAAACCTTTCAATTTCCTTCATTTTTATTTGTTGGTAGAATTGCGCCAAACAAATGCCAAGACGACTTAATTCGTTTTGCAAGAACATGGAAATCTAAGTATGGTAATCAGTTTTCTTTACGTATGTTAGGTTTTTGTAATCCAGACCAACAATCATATTTGGATGAACTCAACTTTATGATTTCGCAACTAGATTTACAAAATGAAGTAAAAATCATATCATACGTTGATGAAACCATGGTGAAAAAAATCTATTTAGAGAGTAACTTGTTTTTATCAATGAGTGAACATGAAGGTTTTTGTGTTCCATTAATGGAAGCAATTCATTTCCAGCTACCTGTAGTTGCGTATGCAGCTGGAGCAGTTCCAGAAACTTTAGAAAATTCAGGCTTACTTTTTTTAACTAAAGATTTTGATCAATTGTCAATTGATGTATTTAATATCTTCAAAGATTCGGATTACCGAAATTCAATGATCCACCAACAAAATTTACGATTGGATTCCTATTTAAAATCAACAAGTATCTTACCATTATTAGAAGTGATTAAAAGTTAAATTGTATGTCTAAAATATTATTCATCACACCAAGATTTTTGCAAAACGCGTCCGGTGGTGCAGAAAAGTTGGCTGTGGACTATGTAAATATTTTATCCGAATCACATGATGTAACTATATGTACTTCAACAGCAAAAAACTACGTTACTTGGAAAAACGAATTTAAACCTGGATACTACACAGAAAATTCTTATACAATCATACGATTTCCTGTGAAAAAACAGCGTAACATTGAATATATGAATCAAATATTGAATCAATGTTTGGCAGAGGGTGATAAAGTTTCAACGAAAGACCAGCTGGATTTTTTGACAGAACAAGGACCCTTTTGTCCAGAATTGATAGATTATGTGAGTCAAAACCAATCACAGTTTGATTTAATCATTTTGATTGGATATTTATATTATCCAGTAGTGATGAGTATCCCACTACTCAAAAAACCTTTTGTCATTGTTCCCACTTTCCATGATGAACCACCCTTTCGATTGCCTATTTATAGACAAACATACTTAAATCATTATAATTATAGTTTTAATGCACCTGAAGAACTTCAAGTTTATGAATCTTATACCAAAAATAAAGCAAAACGATATTTTTTAATTGGAACTTTCGTTGAAGACACATTTCAAACAGAATCAACATTTCAAAAATTTGATTCAAAACAATTATTAACAATAGGACGAATTGAACCAGCAAAAGGATACCCAGAACTTTTCCATAATTTTACTGATTGGAAAAAAATCAGGAACCGTACCGATGTTATGCTAAAATGTTTGGGTTCAGTGTTTTCGATGGACGTATCAAAAATAAAAGATATTTCATTTTCTGGATTTGTGTCAGAAGAAGAAAAAATTTCCGAAATTCAAAAATCTTATCTATTATTAAATCCTTCTGCTTATGAAAGTTTTTCAATTTCCATCATGGAATCTTGGCTCCAAAAAAAACCTGTTTTAGTAAATGGTAAATCTACAGTAATGAAAGGTCATTGTATAAGAAGCCAAGGTGGTTTGTATTATTCTGATAGAGTTTCTTTCCAACGTATGTTGGACTACTTATTAGAAAACGAAGGCATAACAAAACAAATGGGTGAAAATGGAAGAAAGTACGTGATCGCCAATTTCTCAAAAGAAGTAATTAAAATAAAACTCAATCAAATGATCAGTAAACTACTCGATTGATTTGTCCTTCAAATTCCCCAAGTAAATATTCATGTACATGTCCATTACTAGCAAGTAAACTTGGAATCATAATCGAAAAATCGTTTCCATCCATCGATGTTAACTTTCCTTTCGCTTCCATTACAATAAGTCCAGCAGCAGCCATATCCCAAGGTTTTAAACCCAATTCGTAATAACCTTCAAATTTTCCTTCCGCTAACCAACATAAGTCTAAAGTAGCTGCACCTGTCCTACGGATTCCTCGTGATTTTTGTAAAATAGATTTATAATATTGCATAAGGGTATCCAAAGATAAATTTCTATCGTATGGGAAACCAGTGACAAATAAAGAATCTTTCATTGATTTAGTTTGAGAAACTTGGATTTGTTTTTTTTCTCGGAATGCTCCCTGTCCTTTGATTGCATGATAATAGGTATTGAGTTCAGGAAAAAAAACCATACCGATCACGGGGGCCATAGTTTCTGTTTCCACAACTCCAACCGAAACACCATACAACGGTAACCCATGTGTATAATTTGTGGTCCCATCTAGTGGATCAATCACCCAAGTAAATCCGGAATTTCCTTCAATCGCTTCACGTTCTTCTGATAAAATTCCATCCGAAGGGAAATTTTTCTGGATTTCCTCTATGATCATCGTCTCAGCTTTTAAATCTGCTTCCGTGACTAAGTTGTATAAACTTTTTTCATCTACTTTTAAATTAGACTCCTTGTGTTTTTGCACAAGGAAGTCGGCAACATTAGGTAAAAAATTTAAAAAATGATAAGACCGATCATGTAATTCAGATAACATCAATAACCACCAAATTCGATGTTTTTTTTCATCGCGGTGATCTCAACATCTAAATTTAGGGTTTCATCAGCTTTTAATTTGTTTCGAACTTGTTCTGTGGTTTTGATGACTTCACTTAACAAAGAATTGAGTTCTGATTTTCTTTTTTCGGCTTCAGGTGTATTCGCATTTTGATTCACCCGGATGTATTGGCTTAGAATTTTTGATACAGTCTCTGGGAAATAATTTAGGAATTGTTTTGCTTTTCTGTAAGATAGAGGATCTTCTGCTAGTTTCACTCTTAGATCGGAAAGGGAATGTAAATATTCATTACATAGACCTTGTATATTTGTATCTGTTAGTGATTTTGCATCTTTTTCAGTGGATAATCGAAATGAATCTAATTTTTCCATCTGAGTTTTATAATCCGAAAATTCTACTTTATCTTCAAATTTTTTCTTCAATTCATTCCAATTTTCTTTTGTTTGGTGGGAAGAAAATAGTAACGGAAAAAAACTAAAAGGATAATGGTGCGGTTTTCCAATTGTTGTTCTATAAATTGCAATTCCAAGAAAAACTACGTGTAAAAAAGCCATAAAAACGTAGGAAAATACAAGTAAAACTCGATCTTCACCAAATTTTGTACCAAATCCAAAGTATCCAAGAGACAAAAGAGCCTGTAGATACATTGCCTCTAATGATTGTTTGGCGGAATAGGATGATTTACTTCGAGATAACCACATCACGAATGGATATACCATCGCACCTAAAGACGAAAAATAAAATGGGAATGGCAATAATGCCATCGGATATGTCAGTAAAGTAGAAATATGGGCACGCCTAGCCCATTTTTTTTCTTCTTGGTTCTGTTCCAATTGTACATCAGTCATTTATTTTGATTCCAAAAGTTTTTGTTTGATATCAGATTCGATTTTAATCATTTCTTGTTCTGCCAGTTTACGTTTTTGACGACCGTCTTCCTGGATTTTTAAGGTTTCGGTAATCGTTTCGATCAATTGTTGGTTCACATTTTTGAGTGTTTCAATTTCAATGATTCCTTTTTCCGATTCTTTTGCAATCTCAACTGTCCCTGACTTTAACATCTCAGCATTTTTTTGAATTAAATCATTTGTGGTTTTTGAAACTTGTTTTTGTGCTTCCAATGCTTTTCGTTGGCGCATCAATCCAAGAGCGATGACAATTTGATTTTTCCAAAGAGGGATTGTGTTTAATATCGAACTTTGGATTTTTTCAACTAACACTTGGTTTCCACTTTGGATCAAACGAATCTGGGGTCCTGTTTGTAGAGAGAGGATTCGCGTGAGTTTTAGATCATGAATCTTCTTTTCAAAACGATCCACCATTTGTACCATATCTTGGTATTGTTGTGATGCTAATGTATCACCTTGGGCTTTTGCCTTTTCTAACATTTCAGGAAGGATTTTATCACGTAGGTCTTGGATCTTTTTGTCTCCAGCCGCGATATAAATTTGAATTTCCTTGAAATATTCTAAATTTTTCTCGTATAACGCCTGCAATAGAGTTATGTCTTTTGTCAGATTCGTCCTTGCTGAATGCAGTTCATCAACGATCTTTCCAATCTGCGATTCTAAATCCTCAAACTTTGCTAAAAATTTTCTAGAGGCATCAAATAATCCTCCAATCAAAGGAATCTTTGACAGTGTGCTACCTTCTCCAGCAAAACTATCCATATCCAAATCTTTGATTTTGAATAATAATTGGTTTAAAAGTTCTCCCGCATAACCAGAATCCTTTGTTTTAATTTCAGATAAAACTTTATCTGCAAAATCGGATACTTTCGATTGGGCAGCTGATCCATAAGAAACTATGTCATTTGGATTATTGAGTTTGATCTGTCCGGTGAGTTCTTCAACTTTTTGAATGTCTTCTTTGGTCAGTTGTAGTTCCGGGTCATTTGTTTTGAGTTCCAGCGAGTCCATACGTTTTGATCCTTTGTCGTTTCTCCCAAAGATAGAATCGTTTTTTCCATTGGAATCAAGCAGAAAAATACTTCGTGCAAAAACATGAACTAGGAAATTTATTTCTCCAATTTTGTGATCCAAAACTACAGTTTGGTGACAATTTAATTGCGTAGATTGTTAAACTCTGATACATTCCCTGAGAAAAATATGCTAAATACTAATTTGAATTTACCAAACTTCCTCCCACACATTCTGACTGTTGATGTTTGCACTTTAGGAAACTGCCTATTAAACCAAACAGAAGTCCGAAACTTACTGAATCAAATCAGATGCCGAAACCATCTGCATTATTTGATCATCAAATTCTTGGTGTGTACTGGTTTGTCCTTACCTGAAATCATCCATTTAAAAATTGCCGATTTTAATTCCGAAATGAATCGATTTCATTTAAAGAACGGTGGTCGTCTCAGAAGGCGAAACATTTTCCTAGAACCTAACTTTGCCATCGAACTGTATCGTTATTCCTGCGAGTTTGCACCCAGTGATTATTTATTCCCGGGTAGAGATGGAGTCTTACGAACTCGAACCATACAAAAAATTCTTAAAAATGCAGGCCGACTCATTGCAAAAGAAATCCATATTCCATTTTTAAGGGATGTCATTGCCCTCGATTTGTACCAAAGAGGATTCCCTGTTTGGGAAATCCAAGAATTTTTGGGTCATAGCACGCCTAGATCGACACGGCAGCGGATTATGTTGCATATTCCGGAGGCAGAACATAAAGACCCTCGACTTTTTACGAGAAACAGAAACCAAGCAGCGTAAAAATTTCTTGAACCTTTGGTGTTTTCAAAGATTCTAGTCACCAAGTAGGCGCGCTTTGGAAATAAAAACCAAAAAAATCGGAAAGCACACACTCGTTCACCTCAATGGTCGTTTAGACATCACTCATTCAGATGAGGTTGAGGCAAAATTAGCCGATGACGTGCAAAACGGAGATGGTGACATCATCATCAACCTTGAGCTTATATCGTATATCTCCTCTTCTGGGATCCGTATCTTTGTTGGTATGGTACGAGAACTCGACAAACAAGGAAGAAAACTCAAACTCTGTTGCATCACACCACCTGTAAAAAAGGTTTTTGATGTTGTAGAACTTTTGGATTTGTTTGAAGTTTTCGAAACGGAACAAGAAGCCGTTAACTCTCTCTCAAAGTAGAACGAACGTGGCTTATGCCTCGTTTTTTTTCATCTCACTTCTCTACACCTTCCAAGTTGCGGTCAACTTAGGAGTATTTCCTGTTGTTTGGCCAGATGAAGTGTTGTTCTATTCACCAGCCATCTCATTTGCAAACACAGGACATTTAAAAACAGATGTCCTAAGTGGCCTAATACCAGGAATGGAATCCAAAACCTTATGGATGCCACCTGTTTATTTAATGTTTTCAGGATTCACTTTAAGTATTTTTCCTGATTCACTCATAACACTTCGCATAGCTAATGTTTGTATCGTTTATATAACTGCTTATGTTTTTTATCGCTTACTCAAAAGATTTTCAATATCAGAAGTAGCGGCGCAAATGGCATTTGCTTGCGTACTATGGGAACCACTTGCATTTCGATTCGGCACAGTAGCAAGGATGGAAGCTCTCACAGCTTTTTTATTTATTCTAAGTTTACTATTCGCAACAAACAAAAAGGATGCGTATTGGAATCCGTTATTCGCCGGAATTTTCTTATCCTTGTCTGCATTATCACATCCAATTGGTGCTTCTTTTGGACTCATTACTCTATACCTCGTATACTCGAACTTTGGAACTAAAAAAATCATCTGGTTTTTGTTAGGAGGTATAATTCCAATTTTAGTTTGGGTTGTTTACATTCATCCCAACTGGGACTGGTTCCAAATCCAATTTGGTGCACAACTTACAAGAAAACAAAATCTTCTCAAAACGTTTACAATTATCGATAAGGTCAGAATTTTTACATTTGGATTTGGATTTCCAAAAATTCGTTTGGTTATAATATCTCTTCAGTTGATTGTGTTATCTTTTTTGACTTATAAACAATTTCAAAATAATGGTAAGATCCAAAAAACCTGGTTATTATTTTGGGTTTGGATATTGTCTGTATTTGCTGCATTATACACTTCTTCCGAAGGTTGGTATGTTTATCATAGTTTGTTCCCATTATCATTTGGTATGGCATTATTATTCCAAGAAAAAACCATTGCCAACAAACTACCGTATGTCGGTATAATTGTCTCAATCTTTGCTATGATATCGATGTCAAATATTCATTGGTATAAAACAAATTCTAGTGAAGTCCAAATTTCTCATTTCCAACATTTAGAAAGAAGTTTGAGCAAATCAAAAGCTGTTTACCTTCAAAGTTTACCTGACCCATATTTTTACCTCAAAACCAATCGTCCTGATTTAGATATTTTAGAATTTATTCCAGGTGAATTAGAACTTCCTTCGGCTACCTACCTGAAAACAATTCATTCAAGAGATAGTTTTGTTTTTTATGATGAGACATTGATCAATGATACAATAAAAGAGTATCTTAAAAGTGGGAAATGGATCAGAGAAGAATGGGAAATTCCCGTTCCTCCGAATCATTGGTTACATTACAAAACAATTGTTTATACAAAAAAATGAAAGTTTCCAAATTATCCAAATATTTGTTTTATTTTGGGTTTTTATTTTGTTTTCAGTGTTATCATTCAAACAAACCGTCAGAAGAATTTTTAACAATATTAGGAGCCAACGTCTTGAATCGTAAAATCACCATTGTTGGAGATTCACTGGCACAATGGTCAGATGGGTTTGGATTAAGGCAAAAATTACCGAGTGAATTTTCTGTCACAGATTTATCCGTTGCAGGATACTCAACAGAAGATTGGTTACAAAACAAAAATCGATTGAATGAAATTCCAACACAAATTTGGATCTTAGAATTAGGAACCAATGATGCAATGGTTTATGGAACGAATGGTTTTGAATCACGCACCCTTACATTAATTGATTTTTTACAAAACTCGCAAAATTCATTCGTTTATCTTACGTTAATTCCACGAACCAATATGAACTCGATTCGGGAAACAATTCGATTGAACAACCTAACATTGCAACAAATCAAATCACTTAGAAAGAATGTAGATACCGTTGATGTGGAATCGATCTTCGAAACTTACCAAGGGGAAATCCCCCTATATCCAATCGCAGATCCAATCCACCCAAATCAAATTGGTTATGAAATTATGGGTGAACTGTATCGAAAAAAAATTCTAGGAATTTAAATCGGCTAAAATTTTTAATCCTTTCAGAGTCATCATTGGATCAATTTCATCAAACACCTGGTTATGCGAAGCATGAATGGTTGTCACAAGACCTCCTGTTCCCACGACTACATAATCACCAGGATGTTCTTCTTTAATCGCTCTTACGATTTCCTTAAGTAAGCCAATCCAACCAAAGAAAAAACCAGCCTGAATCGATTCTACAGTTGATTCACCTAATACCCGAGATGGAGATCCAAATACGATGGGAGGAAGTTGGGCTGTGTTTCTTGTTAATGCATCCATCGAAATTTTTAATCCAGGAGCAATCACACCACCAATGTATTCTGGTTTTTCGCTGATCACACAAAATGTTGTAGCAGTACCCAAATCGACTAAAATCGCTTTTTTTCCAGGATAGGTTTTTGCACAATACGCGGCATTTACAAGTCGGTCTGCACCAATTTCAAATGGTCGTGGGTAACTGATCCCAAAATTTAAATTCATTTGGTAATGGACTCGGAGTGGATTTACATCAAACCAATCCTCTAACATCCTTTCTACGATTGGATTGAGTGATGGTACAACACTTGAGTAAATTGCTTTTTTGACTCGGTCTGCTTTTACATTTTCTTGAGTTAAGAAACCTTTTAAAAACAATCCAAGTTCATCCGAAGTTCGATCACGTCGGGTAACAGTTCTTTTGTGGAAGTCGGGAGTGTCTTCACCTTCACGAAAAACTCCAAATACTGTATTTGTATTCCCAACATCGATAACTAGTAATAGTGGTGATTCTGACATTTAAATTATCCGAAATTTTGGTGAAGTGTCCATAAGTTCTATCTTTTGGCCATTTTCAGTCATAATGAGAAGGAATCCTAATTCATCAATTCCCAAAACTCTTCCTCTTACGATTCTTTCATCCCATTCGGTCTCGATGACTTTGTTCGTTAATAAGGAGTGTGCTTCAATCCAAACTAAATCTTTTAAAACTTGGCTGGGATCAAGTAAGGTGATAATGGCTTGATTGATTTCAAGTACCAATTGGTTTACAAATCTTTCTAATTCTCCTTCTCCCAACGAAGTCTCACATAAAAAAGTTGCTTTATCTTTCAAATTATCTGGAACAATTTGTCCAAAAAAATTGAGACCAATTCCAATCACAACATCATACACCCCGTTGATGAATTCTGATTGTACTAAAACTCCTGCAATTTTTTTATCATTTTTATAAATATCATTTGGCCATTTGATCGTAGTGTCCGCCTCCCGTTCAGGGAAAAAAAGGAAAATTGTTTTTAGTAATGCAGACGAAATAAAAATTGAAAGTAATGGTAATGATATTTCAGCAGCTGAAATTCTGATTTTTGACGAAAAAATCAATGGATCTTCGCCTAACGATTGCCATGCATTTAGTCCACGGCCTTTCCCTTGAGTTTGTTCTTCTGCGATCACCCAAGATCCAAATGGCAGCTCTGGGTTACGAATCCAATCGTTCGTGGAGTTAACAGAAGGTATTCTATGCCCGAGTTCAAGTTTTAATAAATGGAATTGCATTTGAGTCTATTTCCTATATGATTCGGATTGACGAAACCAAAAAATAGAATAGGTTGTTGGTATGAAATTATCGGGAAATACAATTTTGATCACTGGTTGTGGTATGGGCATTGGCGCTCTCACTGCTGAACAATTGGCCAAAGAAGGGAATGATATCATTGGTGTTGATATCAATGCAAATCTATTAAAAGAAATCCAAATGAAGGTGGAGTCACTTGGAAGAAAATTTTACGGTTATGTTTGTGACCTCTCCAATGAAGAACAAATTCAGAATCTTATCAAAAAAATTAGAAAAAATAAACTAAGTTTTCA
The sequence above is a segment of the Leptospira sp. WS39.C2 genome. Coding sequences within it:
- a CDS encoding toxic anion resistance protein produces the protein MDSLELKTNDPELQLTKEDIQKVEELTGQIKLNNPNDIVSYGSAAQSKVSDFADKVLSEIKTKDSGYAGELLNQLLFKIKDLDMDSFAGEGSTLSKIPLIGGLFDASRKFLAKFEDLESQIGKIVDELHSARTNLTKDITLLQALYEKNLEYFKEIQIYIAAGDKKIQDLRDKILPEMLEKAKAQGDTLASQQYQDMVQMVDRFEKKIHDLKLTRILSLQTGPQIRLIQSGNQVLVEKIQSSILNTIPLWKNQIVIALGLMRQRKALEAQKQVSKTTNDLIQKNAEMLKSGTVEIAKESEKGIIEIETLKNVNQQLIETITETLKIQEDGRQKRKLAEQEMIKIESDIKQKLLESK
- a CDS encoding glycosyltransferase family 4 protein, whose amino-acid sequence is MSKILFITPRFLQNASGGAEKLAVDYVNILSESHDVTICTSTAKNYVTWKNEFKPGYYTENSYTIIRFPVKKQRNIEYMNQILNQCLAEGDKVSTKDQLDFLTEQGPFCPELIDYVSQNQSQFDLIILIGYLYYPVVMSIPLLKKPFVIVPTFHDEPPFRLPIYRQTYLNHYNYSFNAPEELQVYESYTKNKAKRYFLIGTFVEDTFQTESTFQKFDSKQLLTIGRIEPAKGYPELFHNFTDWKKIRNRTDVMLKCLGSVFSMDVSKIKDISFSGFVSEEEKISEIQKSYLLLNPSAYESFSISIMESWLQKKPVLVNGKSTVMKGHCIRSQGGLYYSDRVSFQRMLDYLLENEGITKQMGENGRKYVIANFSKEVIKIKLNQMISKLLD
- a CDS encoding glycosyltransferase family 4 protein, with the translated sequence MNIHQFSAGFQLGDAISQEMLEIKRLLNKEGFTGKIFAENVLSSDRKYAEKISKVRIKENDVIVYHHSIHSKVLDFLLQFPNKKILIYHNVTPENFFEPYDLRFSYLLRKGREDLEIIRENFQNSFAVSNFNLNELKHLGFHHPKLFPLHLNFNKWDHNHIESKFKTFQFPSFLFVGRIAPNKCQDDLIRFARTWKSKYGNQFSLRMLGFCNPDQQSYLDELNFMISQLDLQNEVKIISYVDETMVKKIYLESNLFLSMSEHEGFCVPLMEAIHFQLPVVAYAAGAVPETLENSGLLFLTKDFDQLSIDVFNIFKDSDYRNSMIHQQNLRLDSYLKSTSILPLLEVIKS
- a CDS encoding GDP-mannose 4,6-dehydratase; translation: MKKKQTLVTGASGFVGSYLIPALKSHGSYEIHCFQGDIRNRETVSEQLKKVQPDILIHLAAQAFVPNAIANPWETEEINVGGTLNLLEMLHRLQKPCKMLYVSSADVYGKQKMDVLPLSESLLPKPVNPYAGSKLAAESFCRQYAEYSQYVSVVIARPFNHIGIGQRKEFVIPNFCTQIIEAKYAGKKEISVGDLEPSRDFSHVKDIVEGYLTLIEKGVSGEIYNICSGKEHSIRYMVEELVKYSGENISFMVDESRVRVSETSRVYGNNEKLKSLGWTNKHSLSETLKEIYDYLESEFLKSEQTV
- a CDS encoding glycosyltransferase family 4 protein gives rise to the protein MNVFQHLDELKDSDGVGNDAIGLAEVFQNLGYNSHFITRLPRKGKPLNSKFHFVDTFEFPSNAKDIHILHYGGAGYPYTLFQNLPGTKILRFHNVTPAKFYEHTTTEDIYNAMEKFESLSYLELASLSIFCDSVWCDSQFNFETLSGFHFKNPYIIPICKQYQVVPKTNKIKDQKYSMAFIGRFSPQKKWEDLITFFSEWNKEFAESQCYCIGSIIGAFDGYFEKLTDIVKKYQLEDKIHFMMGKSDIEVLSILSQSSIFVSMSEHEGFCLPILEAFGSGIPVFAYAAAAIPGTMQSGGKLFAEKNFPSLVQLIKETLQNQKSLEDMLQNQFKVLNNYNLFPYAKVISGILESGIK
- a CDS encoding DUF4870 domain-containing protein; this translates as MTDVQLEQNQEEKKWARRAHISTLLTYPMALLPFPFYFSSLGAMVYPFVMWLSRSKSSYSAKQSLEAMYLQALLSLGYFGFGTKFGEDRVLLVFSYVFMAFLHVVFLGIAIYRTTIGKPHHYPFSFFPLLFSSHQTKENWNELKKKFEDKVEFSDYKTQMEKLDSFRLSTEKDAKSLTDTNIQGLCNEYLHSLSDLRVKLAEDPLSYRKAKQFLNYFPETVSKILSQYIRVNQNANTPEAEKRKSELNSLLSEVIKTTEQVRNKLKADETLNLDVEITAMKKNIEFGGY
- a CDS encoding tyrosine-type recombinase/integrase — encoded protein: MRRLLNSDTFPEKNMLNTNLNLPNFLPHILTVDVCTLGNCLLNQTEVRNLLNQIRCRNHLHYLIIKFLVCTGLSLPEIIHLKIADFNSEMNRFHLKNGGRLRRRNIFLEPNFAIELYRYSCEFAPSDYLFPGRDGVLRTRTIQKILKNAGRLIAKEIHIPFLRDVIALDLYQRGFPVWEIQEFLGHSTPRSTRQRIMLHIPEAEHKDPRLFTRNRNQAA
- a CDS encoding STAS domain-containing protein, whose translation is MEIKTKKIGKHTLVHLNGRLDITHSDEVEAKLADDVQNGDGDIIINLELISYISSSGIRIFVGMVRELDKQGRKLKLCCITPPVKKVFDVVELLDLFEVFETEQEAVNSLSK
- a CDS encoding inositol monophosphatase family protein, which produces MLSELHDRSYHFLNFLPNVADFLVQKHKESNLKVDEKSLYNLVTEADLKAETMIIEEIQKNFPSDGILSEEREAIEGNSGFTWVIDPLDGTTNYTHGLPLYGVSVGVVETETMAPVIGMVFFPELNTYYHAIKGQGAFREKKQIQVSQTKSMKDSLFVTGFPYDRNLSLDTLMQYYKSILQKSRGIRRTGAATLDLCWLAEGKFEGYYELGLKPWDMAAAGLIVMEAKGKLTSMDGNDFSIMIPSLLASNGHVHEYLLGEFEGQINRVVY